In Triticum aestivum cultivar Chinese Spring chromosome 5B, IWGSC CS RefSeq v2.1, whole genome shotgun sequence, the following proteins share a genomic window:
- the LOC123111922 gene encoding HMG-Y-related protein A produces the protein MANGGSPKSGDIPPYPEMILAAIEALGDKNGSSKSAISSYIEEKYEGLPSAHASLLTANLASMKEAGKLAFAKNNYLKADAPSATPAKRGRGRPPKDPNAPPKPKAAPKDPNTPKRGRGRPPKAKDSMADAVKEAVAKATTGMPRGRGRPPGPSSAKKAKVTTEAASPAPASGSAPAKRGRGRPRKVAA, from the exons atggcGAACGGCGGGTCCCCCAAGTCCGGTGACATCCCGCCCTACCCCGAG ATGATTCTCGCGGCGATCGAGGCGCTGGGCGACAAGAACGGCTCGAGCAAGTCGGCCATCTCCAGCTACATCGAGGAGAAGTACGAGGGCCTTCCCTCCGCGCACGCCTCCCTCCTCACGGCCAACCTCGCCAGCATGAAGGAGGCCGGCAAGCTCGCCTTCGCCAAGAACAACTACCTCAAGGCCGATGCTCCCTCCGCCACCCCGGCAAAGCGCGGCCGTGGCCGCCCGCCCAAGGACCCCAACGCGCCGCCCAAGCCCAAGGCGGCGCCCAAGGACCCCAACACGCCCAAGCGCGGTCGGGGCCGCCCGCCCAAGGCTAAGGACTCCATGGCCGACGCCGTCAAGGAGGCCGTCGCCAAGGCCACCACCGGCATgccccgcggccgcggccgcccgcCGGGTCCCTCCtcggccaagaaggccaaggtcaccACGGAGGCTGCCTCTCCGGCTCCCGCGTCCGGCTCCGCTCCTGCCAAGCGTGGCCGTGGGCGCCCACGCAAGGTGGCGGCTTGA